Proteins found in one Candidatus Edwardsbacteria bacterium genomic segment:
- a CDS encoding nitroreductase family protein, with the protein MKAIMTRRSIRSYTGRKVTEAQIKKLLEAAMNAPSACNQQAWQFVVVSDRETLTAITKIHPYAQMLKQASCAIVVCGDIKAEQCKDYWVQDCSAATQNILLAAHALGLGAVWLGVYPRMDRLKDLQKLLGMPKSIMPLSVISIGYPKIKAKPVKRYSAKKVHHDKW; encoded by the coding sequence CTGAAAGCCATAATGACCCGGCGCAGCATCCGCAGTTATACCGGCAGGAAGGTCACGGAAGCACAGATCAAAAAACTGCTGGAAGCGGCCATGAACGCGCCCTCGGCCTGCAATCAGCAGGCCTGGCAATTTGTAGTGGTATCGGACCGTGAAACATTGACCGCCATCACCAAGATCCACCCCTATGCCCAGATGCTGAAACAGGCCTCCTGTGCCATCGTGGTCTGCGGGGATATCAAAGCCGAGCAATGTAAGGATTATTGGGTGCAGGACTGCTCGGCGGCCACCCAGAACATCCTGCTGGCGGCCCATGCCCTGGGCCTGGGGGCGGTGTGGCTGGGGGTCTATCCCCGGATGGATAGGCTGAAGGACCTGCAGAAATTATTGGGAATGCCCAAAAGCATCATGCCGTTATCGGTAATTTCGATCGGCTACCCCAAAATTAAGGCCAAGCCGGTAAAACGATATTCCGCCAAAAAAGTTCACCATGACAAGTGGTGA